GCCCCTATAAGCTCCGGGGCTCCTGGGTTTAGACAGTGAGCGCTAATAGCTGTAGCTGTTAAGCCACTGTGGATCTGGGCCTCCGTGGTTAAATATAGTTGATCCGACGAAATCGCTTCTGCAAGAAATGAATTGGCTTGTATTCTGTTTAATTTCTTGCAGAAACAATCTTAAAATAATCTTAGAAAAGTCTTAAAATAGTCTTCTTAACATTTGGTAGTCATTGACTGTTATTGACAACAttagtaatgttttttttctttaacatgAATCAACTTTGTCCTCTATAGACTAGATAACTATGACACTTTCaagatttatattttctttctttaatttaGGATTTATGGCGATTACCTGACAGCATGAGTTTTGAAGAGGGCGCTGCTTTACCCGTAAGCTATGGGACAGCGTGGCTTGGCCTAACTAGAAAATCAAATACCAAAAAAGGGTAAGAAAAAACACAAATCAGGAATATGAAAGCAAAAATGTGTATgcataatattattacacaattattatttgtaaaaagaCTAGAATTCCCTCTTCATGCAGTGAAGTGTCCAGGTCCTTTGTCTCtatgtatttttaaacattttgtctAAAAACAGAAACTCAGATTTGGCTTGATATCAAGTTTTCATGGTTTTGGTAGTtcaaacattattgacatatcAATCAAAAGAATTATCTACCCTTtaacattttactttaaaatgcaCTATATGACAAATCTCTGAAGCATGCTTAAATGTTGTGGGTGTGGCTAAAAATTAGAATTTAAGAAAACTTTCGCAGAATACTATTCAGGGTGACGCAAAGGGATCACATTTGATTTTGGGGGTGTGACCTCAGATTTTTTTATAGTCATGtcataaaaatacagtatgtcTTTTTCCTGGTCATCATCGTACATGGAATACTGATGCAATAAATTGATACAGTATAATACTAAGTTGAAATATCTAGTAGAAACTCAGCAGACATGTATGTGGGCAAAACAGTCTGCAATACCTATTAAAGCATAATACCTTTTAATGGGTCAGTATGATGTATGAGAAATTGTAGAAAAACTGTAGTATTAGCGTAAGCAAGAAATATTACGATAAACATGAAAGAGAAAAATGGTCCTATGTATCTTGTTTCACTTACGATGTAACTAAAACGAATTGGACAAACTAACGTTTTATGGATTGATTCATGTAAATACGCTAGAGAAAAGAAAGtgataatatttgaaaaaagatcatctttaatatatttataataagaaGGGGAATGACTTAAAACGGAGCTAGCATACTTAGAATTCAAATGGCGCCATGGAAACACAAACATCTTTACTATTACTTCCCTCTTCTTCCTTGAGGAATTTTATTGGCCTCCATCTTTTACAATCAGTCCACCTGTTTCGGCTGAGTCATTGATGCGGCCATCACTATTTATTGACCTCATTTTGGCTccgtttattttaattttgattcgattttaaaagtaaatgaaCTTTTATTTGTTAAGTGAACTTTTATGTGTGAaatgaataattgtttttgcAATTTGAAAGGTTgcaaaaaatgatttaattgaATCCATTAagatttgatgtttttgtttctaataaaaacaatcattttCAATTTGGGTTAGAATTAAAGCTTCAaatcattttatataatttgtgaTGTCCCCATAGTCACCATAACCGATGAATGACTGTCCTATACACAAGGGTAAATAATTGAGTAAAGCATAAATATGAATGATTAAATGATTTATATTAaccttttttgtttaatttttcattgattggTGACAAAAAAGAGTTTCGTTTCCAATTTCTTCATCGTCTTTTATCATTTATGTTTGTTCTAGATAAGTTGGGTAATTGGCTACCTGGTTTGACAGTTACGACGcaactatataaaaaaaactttttttacaattgcaatcatttcaaaagacatacaaatttaaaaacgaGGGTTTATGATAAAAATAGCGTTCATGTGTTCCTTATATTGCAGGGAAACAGTACTAGTAACAGCTGCAGCAGGAAGCGTTGGCCTGGCAACCATGGACCTTGCGACTAATGTTTTTGGAGCAAAGGTTAATATATCTGTTTAACTCCATTTATTTGGCCGTATTTTCCTACTATTTacagaaaaaaatcaaaacatgaggtttaaaatactgtataaccgAAAATTAAAATTGATGTTTCTACAATGTTTGCTTTAAAAAACTATATTAGTTTAGGCAGTTTAGGCCCAGAAGTCTTGAAACAGGCCAAAAAGTCTTTTGCCAATTAATTGCAGTCAAGGGCACACAGTACATTTATGATTTAGTTTGATAATTAATTTGGAATGGATCTGTGGGAAGAAACTGTTTAGTGTCACAACCTGTTTGAATCATTCCGCATTTTAGGATCtgtaaaaatttattttaaactttatttgtgAAGGTGATTGGTGCAGCTGGTGGCCCTGACAAGTGCTCATTGGTCATGAAGAGAGGGGCAGCCCACGCTGTGGATTACAAAGCGGAAAGTATTCGTGAAAAGGTGAAAGAGTTCACCGGAGGTAGAGGAGCAAATGTGATTTTCGATGCTGTAGGGGGAGACGCATTTAAAGAGTGTTTAAGATGGTGAGGTCGAAAGAATCTTGAATAAAGTATATCGTATATCAGAATTTGTAGATATACAAATATGTTTTGTAATAATAACCGTTTTTCAGTCGCAGTATAAGGACGTTCTGAGCATGCTCAGAGCTGCGTAGACAGCGTCTGTAATCAAATGCCAGTTTGGTCCTATATACAGTGCTGTAacctaaaaatgtattaattcaaTGATAAAAACTGACTGCAAATTTAACTTTAAGAAATAAAGCACCGTCATTTTGACAAGTTATTAACATAATGACTGTCTTTTTCAGTATTGCTTGGGAAGGTCGACTTGTCATCATCGGTTTCGCTGGGGGCAGTATTCCCAAAATTCCAGCCAATATCCTTCTGGTGAAAAATATCTCTGCTATAGGACTTTACTGGGGTGATTTTCGCAATAAGGAATTGGAGACTTGGAAGGCCTCAATAAATGAAGTTATGTCTTATTTTGAAAAAGGACAAATTAAACCGCATATTGGAAGAACATTTCCCCTACATCAGGTTGGTTTAAaggatttaaatttaaaaaaaagtaccaACAGTTTATCTTTCAAGAATTTGCTGAAAGATGACATCATAGAACTTTTCATGCATGTAATTAATTTAACTAAAGGAAGGAATATGCCCCACTTTTTCTAAAATTAACAGTTTTGAAATGCTACTGTACTTCtcaataataaaatttattttatcgtTTTTCATTTCAGGTTAACGAAGCATTTAAGTATATACAACAGAGAAAATCAACGGGTAAAATTGTACTAACCATgtcatagtaggcctacagtaatagACACCTTACCTACTAGATGCTGTATTGTACAGTGGGGCTTCTCAATATAATACTCAGGTCTGgaaatactactgtatactgtatatatacaggcatttcaacaatttaaaatcttatctaatttctatcaatatattatttttaaatgtctttATCTTGACTAGGATGCAAGTCCAGCCACTTAAATTTACTTTTTGGGTGCTTTACACAAGAACAAATAAGCTGACAACAAATGAGTTTGCATGCAAGAATTTGAGTGTCAACCTCAGTGTCGACCTCAGTGTTGACCTCAGTGTCGACTTGTTCTTTTGTTTGTATCATTTGAAAGTTTAATATACAATTAATTATGTAAATCATAGGGATTATTTTAGATTTCTAATTTTGTTTTGCTAATTTaagataattatattttaattaattcaatcaatttatatacttttttatagatataaaatatttaagaatatATTTGAACCGAAACTAAAATATAAAGTGAACTTTTCACAAAGAGCTAAATATTAGCGACATTTCACATAATGCAGATTACATTAAAGCAGCTAAATGGATTTAATTTGGATTGTATCATCCATCAATGTGTCATGCCGTAATAGCACCAGCAGCAGACTATGTaaacaatgtgatgtgaccaGCATCTGTCTAGCAAAGGTTTGCTTCTGGTTTCCGCACACATACAATAAGGCAATTTCAAATTCTTGTTGACTTGGAACTGTGATGAGCtttctaaaaataattgttCAGAATGTGCAATTAATCAAACAAAAGGTGGCTTAACTGCTTTATTTTAATAGGTCCAAACCTTAGTATCCTCCATGTATCTGGCTTCGTATCTTATAGGTTTTCGAAAAATATTTACCAAAAGAATGATATAGTTGTGCAATACTAACATCAAGATATATTTCCATAAATCTAAAGCAAATTGCAAAACATTAATGTTGTTTTAATGctttaaatgtcatttattacCCTTGGGGTATTAACTCCTAAATGTTAGGCCTCTACAGATTCTGATATCATAATTAACAGTTACTGAATTCAAGTAACTTTCTACGCCTGACTGAACATGTCTTTAAAGCTTGCTACTGTACAGTTTCCGTCAATAAGTTTCTTGAAGCATTGTATGGAAGGCAATCGGTGCTAACAAATTTTTGCAATAGTTAATATTCAATGTTAATAGtatattataaattttgaagggttagggttagggaaAAAAAGTTTTGTTAAAAGCCCTCAAGTAATGTTAGCCTTCAATGCTAGCTGCGTGTAAGTGTAATCAGTTCCTCAACTCTCTTCCCTAAGGTCTCTTAGTTGCCAAGTTGCCGTGGCGTCGACCCTGGGACTTAAAGTTCATTTCACGCCAAGGCAACACATTCGCTAATTTCATTTGTAAGCCATCATTCATTGCGTTTAATTTGGGAGGTACGAAGCAACTCAGTTTTGATTTTGTCTGAAACTAGAACTTGAGTATGgctatgacacgccatgtgtgccaaaatgtttttctCGTCGTCTAAAACCTAGACTACAAATCCAGAAGCAAATTAAAGGCTCACAAAGATTAATCAGATTTCCATAAAAGagtttaatgtaacataatctCAGCtgataaatacaatatatagaCAATCTTTAAATcgttaaaaaaaacatctcTTTAACTAGAGTTACAGCAACCACTGTTAAACTATGGTACATGGCtacagtctacactatcaaactaacaaagtgatgtacccaaatatggtagtgatatgacatcttcatgtccatatatgggcatgtcacatttattgtcacataaagtttgacagagcttaacagtCAGTACATGACTAGTTAGTGCAAGTAACTATTGACCAAAATGactaatatcatattttatattttaagcaTCACAGCAGTTTAGCCTACTGCTTCTGGTCTCGTCTGAAACACTTGCACCAAAGTTGTGCCTCCATTTTAATAAACCCTTTAAATTTTACCATTGGACTAAAGTGACTTTTAGCTTGTACTTTAGTTGCAGAATGTCAAATTTCTGTCCTAAGGTTATCTATCATTGAAACTGTGATAATGGCGCTTCCTGATTTTCGAGTGATGGGTCCTGCATCTGTGGGTTAGCtgttgacaaaataaaataatgttatatactTAAAGGAGGGCAGCAAAGCAGTTACTGTAGAACAAATTTCAAAATTGAAAAGGTTTTCGTTCATAGTAATATGGATTAATAAATGAACTCACTTGGTCTGAACTGCTCAGCTGAAAAGCGTGTCATTAAAATTCCGATTCCCTCAATCATTGCCAACAGCACACCACCTATAACAATTGTATATAGATTAAGAGGTTTgccataataataaaaaatactgtgGGTCCCTAGCTTCTAATGCTCCCCTTCCCCCTACTGTTGATATATTGTTGCAGAATCACATACCAATAACTGCTGATCCTGTCATTGCTACTGCTCCacctgaaaaaacaaaaatatacaaatttaatattttacaatctCGTAGCAGGAACTAGTCAGTCATAAAGAACTTCTTAAACGTACTTCTTGCTGCCAACACTGCTCCGGTTAGAGCGCCACTCGTGATCGAGTTCCACGGGTCTTCTTTTTGACGCAGATGAACTAATGTACAATCAAACGTCGAGAATAAACCACCCCATATTGCAAAATTAcctggaaaaaaaatgaaatttttatttaattatttctcttGACATTCATTGATTTTTCAAATTGTAAGATATTTATAAACTTTGTGTAAACAAATTGCTTTTCTTACCACCAACTATTGGTGCCTTGTGTTTGACAGCCATCAAGCTTCCTGCTAACCTGTACCTGAAAccctaaaataaacatatatttataacattttaaaaatatattttgttacgTTTTATGTTAATACTACTTCACCACATGAATATCTTGCTGTTTACTTACGGCCGGTGCATTCCGTGCTCCTAGAAACGAATGTACTACTCCACCACCAATAACACCCATAGAAAAAGCGCCACCGCAGTCATCGACTATCCGCCATGGACTAATAAGAAATCAAGATAAGttagaaaaacattttgtgGAATACTATTCCAATAGCATACGTACGAAAGTATTAATACGtacaaaaaatacatatattggtagctaggcctaggtaggcccaCATCAGACTCAGTACCAGTAGTATCTGCATGCAGTCCACCAGCAGAGatgatgatgtaataataatataataatatagcgGCCTAGCTAGAGATATGTATCCTTTTTGGACCTTCGGCACGAAATAATATCGTTTTATGGAATTCAACGTATACGAAATAATTTactaaaatcataatttaatcattttttaaataaaattcagaATTTAGTAGTTTTTTACGTGTTTTCCTTACCATGGTTCACGTGCGTATTCTTCCATTTTGAGATCCGAATGTCGCCCTCAAGTTTTGAAGCAAGATGACGTAAGAGATGTCCGGTGGCTGTTTATATAACTTACAGTTTTTCTATCGACACAATAACCAATATGCGCACGAAACTATCGCCGTGCTgatagaaaatataaattagaaACACGTATGGCCGGCTGTCGTGTCGATAGATAACCCTTGTGGCTAATCTTTTTAATGAAAAGCGcgttgaaaaacaaaatgttggcATTGAGtaaattaagaaatatttacgaacttttgtaaattattaattaaaaaacatacataaatcCTTAttaacttattaatattatcatgtcttgtaatattatgttaaaagtTGATAATGGAGATACAGCTAGCTAGGCCCGAGCCTATAACCCATAATTTATGGAATATGGCTAGCCGGCCTTGGCCAAACAAAAACAGAGCCCGAGAGATAAAGGGTGGGTCGGTGCGCCTCGTATGTTACTCACTACAGTAGTCAATTCTCACCGCCGCCAAGTTTGATAAGTTCGCGGTACACCACGGTGGTGATGATAAAAATACATCATTTTGATGGAAGTTTTGACAGTTACAGACCCGACGGACTGGCCAAGCACTATGCCGGAACTTAGGGTAAGAacttaggctagcctaggcctctaggTGAAAGTAGAAATAGCATGGATAAGTAACATTTTGTataatgatgtatgatgatatgtgggtcattcttcagtaagtgtctaatttcaggtttataaaaaatcgattttaaaatttgcattttttaaattttaaaagtttattcagATAAATGAACATGTATTACATGGCAAGCATATGTTTGGCGcaatctttattatatatttcgtattttattcgtatttataaatacatggtTCTATGTTACTGTCATTTCCGTCACATTTATGGAATATACaaagatagaaaaaataacGGTTCaggaattataaaattatttccattattaattctttgatactatatattatttttgtctctattaatcaaaaaatgattgttttaacatttataagTATGATTTTATACGTTCAAAACCATTTACTATtccaaacaataataattttcagaaaATAATATGACTGTCACTGATGTTTTACAAAATTCTGTTGAACTAATATTACTATCCATTGACATAGTAGaagaatattgtttatatttcaatataccaCATAATTGCGTTcattacttaaatattttaggatttaaAAGGATAAAATATCCATGTGACGGAGATGAAACCGTGACGGATATGACGAACCTAAAAAATCATGTGACGGAGATGACTTTAAGATAtgatttgattatgtttattgACCAGAGTAACAtagatatacaatgtaataacataataaagatatacaaaacaaaatgtacaacaaaaaaAGGTCCTGGCAATAACAAAAAGTCATATCCGTCACGGGCCGTCATCTCCGTCACAACGAAACATTGGGAAATGTGACGGAGCTGACCGTGACGGAGATGATGTATTTAGCATTGGACAGCCTAGGATCACATCGTAGGCATGTCTGACAGCGGAGACGGATTGCATACTTCTAGATACCGTAGAACCTcgtttttttagcttttttcctcttttattgaaaatgatgtgcggctagtttaatttaaatatcttCGTATGTTTACAACGCACAGTCAATTTTTTTCCTCACCGTTCATTAAACTGTAGACggtacatttaaattatgtgaCGGAAATGACACAAAACTGCGGGACAAGCTTTttccaaacaaaaactttaaagtTTGAGATTTAATGTATGTAGAGATGTATTTCGAAGAATATAATCGCATGAAATAATGATTAACtaactttttacaatattttcgatAACAAAAGTCCTGTTATCAAATATATACGGCGATCATAAAATTGAAGATGTACGATCGGGACATAGGATTATAGGGGGTTGcctgaaacatttttataaaaattaacaatatcaatgcaattatctttgttttatgtaattaattatatttacaataatgttgattatgatttaagtcaagaatttttattttttaatgatgaattttcAGTCTCTATCCCACCAAAGTATCGGGACACGATtttagacacttactgaagaatgaCCCATGTACAGACTCACTTGTACTAATTACTAATGACTGTAAACCAAGCCAACACTGCGCCAAAGTATCTCAGCGGGCCATGAACTGTTTAAGAAGCATCAGAAGGACTTTCGTATATATGGATAAGGATTGTTTTAACGTCATCTACAAGCATGTACGCCCACATCTCGAATTTTGTGTTCAAGTATGGAATCCGTATCTTCAAAAGGACATAAATGTAATTGAAAGAGTACAACGTCGTGCGACTAAATTAGTTCCATGTATCCGTTCATATTCATATGAAGATTGTTTAAAGTTTCTTGGCCTAACAACCTTGTATGACAGAAGAATTCGAGGTGACCTGATTGAagcatataaaattgttaaaggtTTCGAGGGTGTAGCCAAGGATGACTTTTTCCAAATGAGAAGTAACATTAGCAGAATTACTCGAGGGCATCACCTGAGATTTTTCAAGCCTACTTTCCATAAAGGATTGAACTGTAGAAGACATACCTTCTCGCAACGAGTAATAAACCATTGGAACAGTTTACCAGCCGACGTTGTCAATTCTGAGACCGCTAATACCTTCAAGAATCGCATCGACACAATGTAGTTGATATGGGGTTTAAAAAGGCACATCgcctaaactttcccattataactaaactaaactaaactaaacttaGTCTTTACTGACACTGTCCACCTCCACCACTCCACCACCACCAGCCACGAGACGAGTGTCTGTGAAGAATGCCTACCTCCTCCGCTCCGCTCCACCATCATCCTCCCATCATGTTGATTGAGGGATGTTGTAAGCCTAAATAGCCTAGATATTTTAGGTTGTCATAATATTCATCCAATAAATTCGTTTTCCCACAGACAATTGACACTCTTCTTCGATGCCCCATCTGTTATGAATTTCTCAAAACGTCTATGATGGTTCCAGAATGCTCTCACAATTGTAAGAAAACTTTgttgtaaataattataatatcaatGCAAAAATAGggtttaaatatttgtaaagaCTAAATGTTTATTGCTGCGGTGCCTCACTCACCAAGTCAAtagagtagtagtaggcctacagaataCTTCCTTTACTAGAGTAGaccttatttttaattattaaatcatatttttatcaATTCCAGGTACATAAATttgcaataataatatatttggaTTTCTGTTGCAGTTTGTTCCCTGTGTATAAGAACATATATGGCGTATAAAAACCAGTGCCCAACCTGCAGTGTATCGTTCCTGGAAACAAATCTGAAAAACAATCGACTTTTAGATGATATTGTAAAAAACTTCCTTGCTGTTAGGTTTGTTTGTTACAACATCCTATACACATAAGTAAATTTGATATgcccatgatgatgtcatatcactaccatatttggtcacatcactaccatatttgggcatatcactaccatatttggtcacatcactaccatatttggtcacatcactaccatatttgggcatatcacacttttttttttttaacttaatacagtacatacttATATCATTTGTTTAGATTTCTCCTGTGTGTTTAAATGATAAgctttgtattttgttattttattgtattatgtATTCTTCATCTAGGCCTCAGATATTAAAGCTGTGTTCAGACAAAGGAAATCAAGTCCCTGCTAGCACCTCTGCCTCAGAGCAAACTCGGATTAAACAGACATCTAGCGATGGGCCTAGCAGGTCAGCCTCACAAACGACCTTTGATAAAATAGATTTAAGTAAAGAATACTTCAAAAGCAGTCTCCCAAAAAAATCACCTTCAGCGTCAAAAAGTTCTTCAGATGTTGATGACCCAGATTTTGAGCCATTTACAAAAAGCCCTCGTGTACGTACTCCAAAACGAACACTCAACAGAAAACGCTGCAAAACATTGGCATCGTCTACGGAGGAAGATGAAGAAGATGAGAGAGCAAAACCTGGTTCGTCAAAACAGAAGACCAACGAGAACCCTTGTTCACTTACGATACCATCGCCAATTACGCCCTCAACAGTGGCCAATAACAATACCAGAGGTAGGCCTAAAAACAATTTACAGATATTTGcgaaatttaaaatattgagaGAAATGGGTTAGTTAGAAAGTAGtcataatgatttatttttaggtgtgattttgagaattttgtggcttggtggttatgatgcttggctaccaatccaagagAGTCATGGAAGAAAGTCCTGTCAGGgtttctaatgacaatttataACTCCACTCCCatagacttgtaataagactttgtttatgtagagcatcttgtgtatatgtttgttttgtgaacaggattgccaccttttaAGGATAGTGAATAATTCACTTATGGTTATCcatggcaatttgcctaaatatataaaaaaataaaacatttttttgttgtttttctttcttttagcCTCTTGTCCAGTATGTGGTGTTAGTGTTCTGGAGCGTTTCATTAACAATCACCTAGATAAATGTCTAGCTGGTGAAGGCAAAAAGGAATCCTTAAGGTAAAATATAAGGCTACTTAAAGGCTATTGCATCACAGAAAAGTGGGTTCAAGCGAGAACTGTTTTAGGATACAGTAAACTTGACTGTCATCATGGGTTCAATTTCTGACAACTCCCAGTCTACTCAGCTATAAATAAGTACCTGTtcgaaaatactagggagaataAGGCAGCGTGGAAAGGAATTGGCCACCCTGCCACATAATCCAGAGCCTTAGtaaaatgagctcctaacagctcattacCCTATGTTCACAATTTAATAGCGGACCTTTACCTGACAATGTTTAATGAAGGCTACAGTATATACACACGATTTAACACATTAATAATACTTTTTGTTATGTTTCTTTTCCTAGATCTAAAAAACGCCCTCTTCTAAAGTTTGTCTATAATCTGATGTCGGACAAAGAACTTCGGAAAAAACTGAAAGAATACAACGTCACAAATCAAGGAGCACGTCCAGTAAGATGAACTTTTcacctttttttttacaaaatattgatGTTGTGTTTTCTGTAATATTTGTAAAAGATTTCTTAAAtttctgtttatattttttaggttTTAATAAAGCGCTTGAAAGATTTTTCCCTTTTGTACAATTCATATTGTGACACAGACAATCCTAAATCAGGTATCGTATcagtttaaatattaaatgcatGTAATTTAGAAGTGGATCTATTGTAACCTTTATCATATAGTGgcagtttaaaaaaatagagaCTTGACATCCAGCAGCTACAAATGCAACTTTATTGGAGCTTTCCAATGTAAACTCCACAACAACATGAGTCTCTCCTCCTCAACCCATGAGGTCTCTCCGTCAACGTCCTCTATAGATGAGTGACATTCAATTACAGGGTTACACTGTTACCAAAAGACAggttatattttacattaatatatttaacAGTAAAAAATGACGCTCCTTCTGCAATGGTATGATTATTATGTTCCACTGTCGTATGGTTTATGTGGAACCTTTTCATCTTTAATTTATGCTTTTGTTTATCTAAAGAAGTGTGGAAGAAGGaacatacttattattatatggtaacaattctttgtttttttagtgGAGGCGATTTCAAAAGAATTTGCAATTGCACAAAAGCAGA
This DNA window, taken from Antedon mediterranea chromosome 9, ecAntMedi1.1, whole genome shotgun sequence, encodes the following:
- the LOC140058512 gene encoding E3 ubiquitin-protein ligase RAD18-like, translated to MEVLTVTDPTDWPSTMPELRTIDTLLRCPICYEFLKTSMMVPECSHNFCSLCIRTYMAYKNQCPTCSVSFLETNLKNNRLLDDIVKNFLAVRPQILKLCSDKGNQVPASTSASEQTRIKQTSSDGPSRSASQTTFDKIDLSKEYFKSSLPKKSPSASKSSSDVDDPDFEPFTKSPRVRTPKRTLNRKRCKTLASSTEEDEEDERAKPGSSKQKTNENPCSLTIPSPITPSTVANNNTRASCPVCGVSVLERFINNHLDKCLAGEGKKESLRSKKRPLLKFVYNLMSDKELRKKLKEYNVTNQGARPVLIKRLKDFSLLYNSYCDTDNPKSVEAISKEFAIAQKQKLKHSNETVKDRLVVEKGNTDEQFDKSRKKYLESHKSQFSKMIEETKRRQQEMKAKANKSKAPSTDTTSSSSIGSLEEAENKEIEDKLATSSQAGTLSTDPLKAQTPDLTKSSQVVAEQQSENHQLDVEGSRVLSTKSSYFMTSESSEATQETNEVNALVLTPQSEISADEEDKGQNNIVVSPVFPAKVSRRVGTKRKDDRCSEDGVESRRSKRNKPDSQ
- the LOC140058511 gene encoding quinone oxidoreductase-like protein 2 homolog; this translates as MSIIFRCPPELLLRAATRRASVIKCKPVFSRTKTHQAAVCKELGKPLLITQVPSVQDLTGSQVRIAVRSCGINFADVLLAAGLYQEKPPLPFIPGTEVSGEVVEVGKSVRKFSKGDRVLGLSQAMQGYAQECVLEEMDLWRLPDSMSFEEGAALPVSYGTAWLGLTRKSNTKKGETVLVTAAAGSVGLATMDLATNVFGAKVIGAAGGPDKCSLVMKRGAAHAVDYKAESIREKVKEFTGGRGANVIFDAVGGDAFKECLRCIAWEGRLVIIGFAGGSIPKIPANILLVKNISAIGLYWGDFRNKELETWKASINEVMSYFEKGQIKPHIGRTFPLHQVNEAFKYIQQRKSTGCKSSHLNLLFGCFTQEQIS
- the LOC140058513 gene encoding mitochondrial import inner membrane translocase subunit Tim17-B-like, whose product is MEEYAREPCPWRIVDDCGGAFSMGVIGGGVVHSFLGARNAPAGFRYRLAGSLMAVKHKAPIVGGNFAIWGGLFSTFDCTLVHLRQKEDPWNSITSGALTGAVLAARSGAVAMTGSAVIGGVLLAMIEGIGILMTRFSAEQFRPTNPQMQDPSLENQEAPLSQFQ